The Coffea arabica cultivar ET-39 chromosome 1e, Coffea Arabica ET-39 HiFi, whole genome shotgun sequence genome has a window encoding:
- the LOC113710769 gene encoding transcription factor DIVARICATA-like encodes MKWEMEILPPASYLSNSGWLVEESKSTKWTPAENKAFENALAVFDKDTPDRWQKVAAVVPGKTVMDVIRQYKELVDDVSDIEAGLIPIPGYGTSPFTLEWGSGHNFDGYKQSFIATGKRSSAPRPSEQERKKGVPWTEEEHKLFLMGLKKYGKGDWRNISRNFVITRTPTQVASHAQKYFIRQLSGGKDKRRASIHDITTVNLNDNQIPSPDRKKSSSPDTSNVISQQQPNSTAMHKMAFQWNQGNSNGAVMNFNMGHGNIFMPPHGVNSCDLKMQGQDLQRGGMHNSYVGCQNMVFQMQSTHQYPHA; translated from the exons ATGAAGTGGGAGATGGAGATTTTACCCCCAGCTTCTTATCTTTCGAATTCGGGTTGGTTGGTTGAGGAGAGCAAGTCCACAAAGTGGACTCCTGCGGAGAACAAGGCTTTTGAGAATGCTCTTGCAGTGTTTGATAAGGATACCCCAGATAGATGGCAAAAGGTTGCAGCAGTGGTTCCAGGGAAAACTGTGATGGATGTGATTAGGCAATACAAGGAACTGGTAGATGATGTGAGTGACATAGAAGCCGGGCTAATTCCAATTCCTGGTTATGGTACCTCTCCTTTTACTTTGGAATGGGGGAGCGGTCATAACTTTGATGGATACAAGCAATCTTTCATCGCAACTGGGAAGAGATCCTCAGCTCCTAGGCCTTCagaacaagagaggaagaaaggTGTACCTTGGACGGAAGAAGAGCACAA GTTGTTTCTGATGGGGCTTAAAAAATACGGAAAAGGGGACTGGAGAAATATCTCAAGAAATTTCGTGATCACAAGAACACCAACTCAAGTGGCTAGCCATGCACAAAAGTACTTTATCAGGCAACTTTCTGGTgggaaagataaaagaagagcAAGCATTCATGATATAACAACAGTTAACCTTAACGACAATCAGATCCCTTCTCCGGACAGGAAAAAATCGTCGTCACCGGACACTTCGAATGTGATTTCCCAGCAGCAGCCGAATTCTACTGCGATGCACAAAATGGCTTTCCAGTGGAATCAGGGGAATAGTAATGGAGCAGTCATGAATTTCAACATGGGCCATGGAAACATATTCATGCCTCCCCACGGAGTAAACTCCTGTGATCTTAAAATGCAGGGTCAGGATTTGCAAAGAGGTGGTATGCATAATTCTTATGTAGGTTGTCAAAATATGGTTTTTCAGATGCAATCCACGCATCAGTATCCTCATGCATGA